A window from Anser cygnoides isolate HZ-2024a breed goose chromosome 1, Taihu_goose_T2T_genome, whole genome shotgun sequence encodes these proteins:
- the LOC106038168 gene encoding cell surface glycoprotein CD200 receptor 1-B-like isoform X1 translates to MQLLGWHRQGLPLECNSADISLRSTDQNSKAVSDILGHLFTHPSPSLSPPGNRMAAQVGHSAVMTCPNKPDATMVTWKISPKIGGPCTLGYRADQKKVDRTNCSDRVNCEFRSNQSYALEIQQVGMADEGNYSCEVVTQEGNFHQMYQLTVLVPPRLSLYCDDHRNPVCKAAAGRPAAEISWVPENNSMTETDSHDNGTVTVLSRFTAHSTDEKTVTCMVYHTTLNETKSIACSSYSVAWFLHCVIILGCLLSLLFLFALFHLYVFCDNRTMRNQ, encoded by the exons ATGCAGCTCTTGGGCTGGCACAGACAGGGCCTCCCTCTGGAGTGTAACAGTGCTGACATTTCCCTCCGAAGCACAGACCAGAACTCCAAGGCTGTGAGTGACATCCTTGGGCACCTTTTCACACATCCTTCTCCTTCTTTGTCTCCTCCAGGGAACAGAATGGCAGCACAAGTGGGTCACAGCGCTGTGATGACCTGCCCTAACAAACCAGATGCAACTATGGTGACGTGGAAAATAAGCCCCAAGATAGGAGGCCCCTGCACCTTGGGATACAGGGCTGATCAGAAAAAGGTGGACAGAACAAACTGCAGTGACAGAGTGAACTGTGAATTCAGATCAAACCAGTCTTATGCCCTTGAGATACAGCAAGTGGGAATGGCTGATGAAGGAAATTACAGCTGTGAAGTGGTAACTCAGGAAGGGAATTTCCACCAGATGTACCAGCTGACCGTGCTAG TCCCCCCAAGGCTGTCCCTGTACTGCGACGACCACAGGAACCCCGTGTGCAAGGCAGCGGCGGGGAGGCCGGCTGCTGAGATCTCGTGGGTCCCTGAGAACAACTCCATGACCGAAACAGACAGCCACGATAACGGGACAGTGACCGTGCTCAGCAGGTTCACAGCACACAGCACCGACGAGAAGACTGTAACCTGCATGGTGTACCACACAACTCTGAATGAGACCAAGTCCATAGCCTGCTCCTCAT ACAGCGTTGCATGGTTTCTTCACTGTGTCATCATCCTTGGTTGTCTGCTGagcctccttttcctttttgctctttttcaccTCTACGTATTCTGTGATAACAG gaCAATGAGGAACCAGTAA
- the NEPRO gene encoding nucleolus and neural progenitor protein isoform X1, protein MLGQLPFISSAPSFALQHVLSPTGAIVNANFAPHFFLKGRHFDRNNGKHIAKGTPKRNKTSEIRVRFNFIPSTRCSSRWRVPGSPQRVPPRSALTARRWRRPRRRGTGWTCRGRPAATRCPWRPGTPQVPGDGRAAWGAGGGGGGGRVAAVVAVAECLPPAVRGLPALRRRCGAAVQGLCGRGPAVEGRVLRGLLYVYRRRLLRHRPYLALQQVEQCLKRLWKMNLVGSIETLAELIPKKNKSQAHAEYLVPSQPMLETVAVKVLGGCKLILRLLDCCCKAFLLSVKHLCSQEYILLNTVASGLLSRLWIQYRCILQSLVSLYGVLSTSLRLVSETQQMPYIKGFAFPSDIRNFLGVDLSSEVKKQKAKMLTAKRPTSWMKKLFPAVPKAASEAGKKRGFLTCASAVKNASVPTDVGEPVLVTRENRGKHLGFDVKSLLRPSRPPTQEDRYITSTPFKEMPESLSRYMAKLQHTGSLIQMFQTAASFGELSEALRKAILWCKGNKLKPAAYFLRNKLLKSNRLHHVEAQGCSLQKKLCCVKTSLCKYLLYGSQSTRWPRQYLGARLWQRKMKSSKCLKRTRTAQQNQPELFGVCENGALLTGGPSGQAGPSIACTAADKLSAAGTPKRLLLRESPGSVQEEVSDNTDIDSIFAAMGV, encoded by the exons ATGTTGGGGCAGCTGCCTTTTATCAGCTCTGCCCCCAGCTTTGCTCTCCAACACGTTCTCTCCCCCACAGGTGCCATCGTTAACGCCAATTTTgctccacatttttttttaaagggacgCCACTTTGATAGGAACAACGGGAAGCACATAGCAAAGGGGACtccaaaaaggaacaaaaccagcGAGATCCGCGTTCGATTTAACTTTATTCCTTCAACGCGCTGCAGCAGCCGCTGGAGGGTGCCCGGCTCCCCTCAGCGGgtcccgccccgctccgccctgACGGCGAGAAGATGGCGGCGGCCGAGGCGGCGTGGAACCGGCTGGACGTGCCGTGGCCGGCCGGCAGCCACACGGTGCCCCTGGCGGCCCGGCACCCCGCAGGTCCCCGGGGACGGGCGGGCGGCttggggcgcggggggggggggggggggcggtcgGGTTGCGGCGGTTGTTGCGGTTGCTGAGTGCCTCCCGCCCGCAGTGAGGGGCCTGCCGGCGCTGCGGCGCCGCTGCGGGGCGGCCGTGCAGGGGCTGTGCGGGAGAGGCCCGGCCGTCGAGGGACGCGTCCTGCGGGGCCTGCTGTACGTGTACCGCCGCAGGCTGCTCCGGCACCGGCCGTacctggccctgcagcag gtGGAACAATGCTTGAAGCGCCTGTGGAAGATGAACTTGGTGGGCAGCATTGAAACCCTGGCAGAACTGATTCCCAA gaaaaataaatcccagGCCCATGCAGAGTACTTAGTTCCCAGCCAGCCTATGCTGGAAACGGTGGCTGTGAAGGTACTGGGAGGCTGCAAGCTCATTCTGCGTCTACTGGACTGTTGCTGTAAAGCATTTCT CTTGTCCGTTAAACACCTCTGTTCACAAGAATACATACTTTTGAACACCGTGGCTTCGGGGTTGTTGAGCCGGCTATG GATTCAGTACAGATGCATATTGCAGAGCCTCGTTTCCTTGTATGGTGTGCTGTCAACATCACTGCGTCTGGTGTCCGAGACCCAGCAGATGCCTTATATTAAGGGGTTTGCCTTCCCGTCTGATATCAGAAACTTCCTTGGAGTTGACCTTTCTTCTGAGGTGAAGAAGCAAAAGGCTAAAATGCTAACAGCAAAACGACCCACCAGCTGGATGAAGAAGCTTTTCCCAGCCGTGCCAAAGGCAGCATCGGAGGCTGGGAAAAAGAGAGGTTTTCTGACCTGTGCGAGTGCCGTGAAAAACGCGAGTGTCCCTACAGATGTTGGAGAGCCAGTTCTGGTGACCAGAGAGAACAGAG gAAAGCACCTGGGGTTTGACGTGAAGAGCTTACTTAGACCATCCAGACCTCCAACACAAGAG GATCGATACATTACATCAAcaccttttaaagaaatgccAGAATCGCTTTCCCGCTATATGGCAAAATTGCAGCACACTGGGTCTCTCATACAGATGTTTCAAACAGCTGCATCTTTTGGGGAGCTGTCAGAGGCACTCAGAAAAGCTATTCTGTGGTGCAAAGGCAACAAACTCAAACCAGCAGCTTATTTTCTGCGTAACAAATTGTTGAAAAGCAACCGGTTACACCATGTGGAGGCGCAAGGATGCAG CCTGCAGAAGAAGCTGTGCTGTGTCAAAACCTCTCTCTGCAAATACCTGCTGTACGGCTCACAGAGCACGCGCTGGCCGAGGCAGTACCTGGGGGCACGGCTCTGGCAGAGGAAGATGAAATCGTCCAAGTGCTTGAAGAGAACTCGGACTGCACAGCAAAACCAGCCTGAGCTTTTTGGAGTCTGTGAGAACGGTGCGTTACTCACCGGGGGGCCTTCAGGACAGGCTGGACCTTCCATCGCTTGTACAGCTGCTGACAAACTGAGCGCAGCAGGGACCCCAAAGCGGCTGCTGTTGAGAGAAAGCCCTGGCTCCGTGCAGGAAGAAGTCTCTGACAACACGGATATCGATTCTATTTTTGCTGCAATGGGTGTGTGA
- the GTPBP8 gene encoding GTP-binding protein 8 has protein sequence MLLLRAARGRAGSGPGPGPRPGPGRCPPPPLAALSQVLRLERSRRAAVVFPLQRLARCLLPGAEAAALSLFQPGLPALRSAERLFAAGPGHAVTYLSSAVRTEHAPPPALPEVCFVGRSNVGKSSLIRALFSLSPEVEVRVSKTPGHTKKMNFFKVGKYFTLVDMPGYGYRAPQDFVEMVEAYLQERQNLKRTFLLVDGVVGLQKTDHIAVEMLEEFGIPYVMVLTKIDRASKGLLLKNVLGIQEFVKEKTQGCFPQLFLVSSVVFSGIHLLRCFIAHVTGNLPAVEDS, from the exons atgctgctgctgcgggcggcccgcggccgggccgggagcgggccggggccggggccgaggccggggccgggccgctgccccccgccgcccctcgccGCCCTGTCGCAGGTGCTGCGGCTGGAGCGGAGCCGCCGCGCCGCCGTGGTGTTCCCGCTGCAGAGGCTGGCCCGCTGCCTGCTCCCCGGCGCCGAGGCGGCGGCCCTCAGCCTCTTCCAGCCCGGCCTGCCCGCGCTGCGGAGCGCCGAGCGGCTCTtcgcggccggccccggccaCGCCGTCACCTACCTGAGCTCCGCCGTGCGCACGGAGCacgccccgccgccagccctgCCCGAG gTGTGCTTCGTCGGCCGAAGCAACGTGGGCAAGTCGTCGCTGATCCGGGCCTTGTTCTCGCTGTCGCCAGAAGTGGAGGTCAGAGTGTCGAAAACGCCG GGCCACACAAAGAAGATGAATTTCTTCAAAGTCGGGAAGTACTTTACTCTGGTGGATATGCCAGGATATGGCTACCGTGCCCCACAAGACTTTGTGGAGATGGTGGAGGCCTACCTGCAGGAACGGCAGAA CTTGAAGAGGACTTTTCTATTAGTTGATGGTGTAGTAGGACTCCAGAAAACAGACCATATTGCAGTAGAGATGCTGGAAGAGTTTGGGATTCCTTATGTG ATGGTGTTAACAAAAATTGACCGAGCTTCCAAGGGACTGTTGTTAAAGAATGTACTGGGAATCCAGGAGTTTGTGAAGGAGAAAACTCAAGGATGCTTCCCTCAGCTATTCCTGGTCAG TTCTGTAGTGTTTTCAGGAATCCACTTGCTAAGGTGTTTTATAGCCCATGTTACTGGAAACCTGCCTGCTGTAGAGGACAGCTGA
- the NEPRO gene encoding nucleolus and neural progenitor protein isoform X3, producing the protein MAAAEAAWNRLDVPWPAGSHTVPLAARHPAVRGLPALRRRCGAAVQGLCGRGPAVEGRVLRGLLYVYRRRLLRHRPYLALQQVEQCLKRLWKMNLVGSIETLAELIPKKNKSQAHAEYLVPSQPMLETVAVKVLGGCKLILRLLDCCCKAFLLSVKHLCSQEYILLNTVASGLLSRLWIQYRCILQSLVSLYGVLSTSLRLVSETQQMPYIKGFAFPSDIRNFLGVDLSSEVKKQKAKMLTAKRPTSWMKKLFPAVPKAASEAGKKRGFLTCASAVKNASVPTDVGEPVLVTRENRGKHLGFDVKSLLRPSRPPTQEDRYITSTPFKEMPESLSRYMAKLQHTGSLIQMFQTAASFGELSEALRKAILWCKGNKLKPAAYFLRNKLLKSNRLHHVEAQGCSLQKKLCCVKTSLCKYLLYGSQSTRWPRQYLGARLWQRKMKSSKCLKRTRTAQQNQPELFGVCENGALLTGGPSGQAGPSIACTAADKLSAAGTPKRLLLRESPGSVQEEVSDNTDIDSIFAAMGV; encoded by the exons ATGGCGGCGGCCGAGGCGGCGTGGAACCGGCTGGACGTGCCGTGGCCGGCCGGCAGCCACACGGTGCCCCTGGCGGCCCGGCACCCCGCAG TGAGGGGCCTGCCGGCGCTGCGGCGCCGCTGCGGGGCGGCCGTGCAGGGGCTGTGCGGGAGAGGCCCGGCCGTCGAGGGACGCGTCCTGCGGGGCCTGCTGTACGTGTACCGCCGCAGGCTGCTCCGGCACCGGCCGTacctggccctgcagcag gtGGAACAATGCTTGAAGCGCCTGTGGAAGATGAACTTGGTGGGCAGCATTGAAACCCTGGCAGAACTGATTCCCAA gaaaaataaatcccagGCCCATGCAGAGTACTTAGTTCCCAGCCAGCCTATGCTGGAAACGGTGGCTGTGAAGGTACTGGGAGGCTGCAAGCTCATTCTGCGTCTACTGGACTGTTGCTGTAAAGCATTTCT CTTGTCCGTTAAACACCTCTGTTCACAAGAATACATACTTTTGAACACCGTGGCTTCGGGGTTGTTGAGCCGGCTATG GATTCAGTACAGATGCATATTGCAGAGCCTCGTTTCCTTGTATGGTGTGCTGTCAACATCACTGCGTCTGGTGTCCGAGACCCAGCAGATGCCTTATATTAAGGGGTTTGCCTTCCCGTCTGATATCAGAAACTTCCTTGGAGTTGACCTTTCTTCTGAGGTGAAGAAGCAAAAGGCTAAAATGCTAACAGCAAAACGACCCACCAGCTGGATGAAGAAGCTTTTCCCAGCCGTGCCAAAGGCAGCATCGGAGGCTGGGAAAAAGAGAGGTTTTCTGACCTGTGCGAGTGCCGTGAAAAACGCGAGTGTCCCTACAGATGTTGGAGAGCCAGTTCTGGTGACCAGAGAGAACAGAG gAAAGCACCTGGGGTTTGACGTGAAGAGCTTACTTAGACCATCCAGACCTCCAACACAAGAG GATCGATACATTACATCAAcaccttttaaagaaatgccAGAATCGCTTTCCCGCTATATGGCAAAATTGCAGCACACTGGGTCTCTCATACAGATGTTTCAAACAGCTGCATCTTTTGGGGAGCTGTCAGAGGCACTCAGAAAAGCTATTCTGTGGTGCAAAGGCAACAAACTCAAACCAGCAGCTTATTTTCTGCGTAACAAATTGTTGAAAAGCAACCGGTTACACCATGTGGAGGCGCAAGGATGCAG CCTGCAGAAGAAGCTGTGCTGTGTCAAAACCTCTCTCTGCAAATACCTGCTGTACGGCTCACAGAGCACGCGCTGGCCGAGGCAGTACCTGGGGGCACGGCTCTGGCAGAGGAAGATGAAATCGTCCAAGTGCTTGAAGAGAACTCGGACTGCACAGCAAAACCAGCCTGAGCTTTTTGGAGTCTGTGAGAACGGTGCGTTACTCACCGGGGGGCCTTCAGGACAGGCTGGACCTTCCATCGCTTGTACAGCTGCTGACAAACTGAGCGCAGCAGGGACCCCAAAGCGGCTGCTGTTGAGAGAAAGCCCTGGCTCCGTGCAGGAAGAAGTCTCTGACAACACGGATATCGATTCTATTTTTGCTGCAATGGGTGTGTGA
- the TAF13 gene encoding transcription initiation factor TFIID subunit 13, whose product MAAASGGAAGRAEAAWGGWERRAAAMADEEEDAPFEEDAEEGGGGLDGGQGRRKRLFSKELRCMMYGFGDDQNPYTESVDILEDLVIEFITEMTHKAMSIGRQGRVQVEDIVFLIRKDPRKFARVKDLLTMNEELKRARKAFDEANYGS is encoded by the exons ATGGCGGCCGCCAgcgggggcgcggcggggcgagCGGAAGCTGCTTGGGGCGGCTGggagcggcgggcggcggccatGGCTGACGAGGAGGAGGACGCGccg TTCGAGGAGGACGCGGAGGAAGGCGGCGGAGGCCTGGACGGCGGGCAGGGCCGGAGGAAGCGGCTCTTCTCCAAAGAGC TGAGGTGCATGATGTACGGGTTCGGGGACGACCAGAACCCCTACACGGAGTCTGTGGACATCCTCGAGGACCTGGTCATTGAGTTCATCACGGAGATG ACACACAAGGCCATGTCAATTGGACGGCAGGGGCGTGTACAGGTTGAAGACATCGTCTTTCTAATCCGCAAGGACCCCCGCAAGTTTGCCAGGGTTAAAGACCTCCTAACCATGAACGAAGAACTGAAACGAGCCAGAAAGGCCTTTGATGAAGCAAACTACGGATCCTGA
- the NEPRO gene encoding nucleolus and neural progenitor protein isoform X2 produces MLGQLPFISSAPSFALQHVLSPTGAIVNANFAPHFFLKGRHFDRNNGKHIAKGTPKRNKTSEIRVRFNFIPSTRCSSRWRVPGSPQRVPPRSALTARRWRRPRRRGTGWTCRGRPAATRCPWRPGTPQVEQCLKRLWKMNLVGSIETLAELIPKKNKSQAHAEYLVPSQPMLETVAVKVLGGCKLILRLLDCCCKAFLLSVKHLCSQEYILLNTVASGLLSRLWIQYRCILQSLVSLYGVLSTSLRLVSETQQMPYIKGFAFPSDIRNFLGVDLSSEVKKQKAKMLTAKRPTSWMKKLFPAVPKAASEAGKKRGFLTCASAVKNASVPTDVGEPVLVTRENRGKHLGFDVKSLLRPSRPPTQEDRYITSTPFKEMPESLSRYMAKLQHTGSLIQMFQTAASFGELSEALRKAILWCKGNKLKPAAYFLRNKLLKSNRLHHVEAQGCSLQKKLCCVKTSLCKYLLYGSQSTRWPRQYLGARLWQRKMKSSKCLKRTRTAQQNQPELFGVCENGALLTGGPSGQAGPSIACTAADKLSAAGTPKRLLLRESPGSVQEEVSDNTDIDSIFAAMGV; encoded by the exons ATGTTGGGGCAGCTGCCTTTTATCAGCTCTGCCCCCAGCTTTGCTCTCCAACACGTTCTCTCCCCCACAGGTGCCATCGTTAACGCCAATTTTgctccacatttttttttaaagggacgCCACTTTGATAGGAACAACGGGAAGCACATAGCAAAGGGGACtccaaaaaggaacaaaaccagcGAGATCCGCGTTCGATTTAACTTTATTCCTTCAACGCGCTGCAGCAGCCGCTGGAGGGTGCCCGGCTCCCCTCAGCGGgtcccgccccgctccgccctgACGGCGAGAAGATGGCGGCGGCCGAGGCGGCGTGGAACCGGCTGGACGTGCCGTGGCCGGCCGGCAGCCACACGGTGCCCCTGGCGGCCCGGCACCCCGCAG gtGGAACAATGCTTGAAGCGCCTGTGGAAGATGAACTTGGTGGGCAGCATTGAAACCCTGGCAGAACTGATTCCCAA gaaaaataaatcccagGCCCATGCAGAGTACTTAGTTCCCAGCCAGCCTATGCTGGAAACGGTGGCTGTGAAGGTACTGGGAGGCTGCAAGCTCATTCTGCGTCTACTGGACTGTTGCTGTAAAGCATTTCT CTTGTCCGTTAAACACCTCTGTTCACAAGAATACATACTTTTGAACACCGTGGCTTCGGGGTTGTTGAGCCGGCTATG GATTCAGTACAGATGCATATTGCAGAGCCTCGTTTCCTTGTATGGTGTGCTGTCAACATCACTGCGTCTGGTGTCCGAGACCCAGCAGATGCCTTATATTAAGGGGTTTGCCTTCCCGTCTGATATCAGAAACTTCCTTGGAGTTGACCTTTCTTCTGAGGTGAAGAAGCAAAAGGCTAAAATGCTAACAGCAAAACGACCCACCAGCTGGATGAAGAAGCTTTTCCCAGCCGTGCCAAAGGCAGCATCGGAGGCTGGGAAAAAGAGAGGTTTTCTGACCTGTGCGAGTGCCGTGAAAAACGCGAGTGTCCCTACAGATGTTGGAGAGCCAGTTCTGGTGACCAGAGAGAACAGAG gAAAGCACCTGGGGTTTGACGTGAAGAGCTTACTTAGACCATCCAGACCTCCAACACAAGAG GATCGATACATTACATCAAcaccttttaaagaaatgccAGAATCGCTTTCCCGCTATATGGCAAAATTGCAGCACACTGGGTCTCTCATACAGATGTTTCAAACAGCTGCATCTTTTGGGGAGCTGTCAGAGGCACTCAGAAAAGCTATTCTGTGGTGCAAAGGCAACAAACTCAAACCAGCAGCTTATTTTCTGCGTAACAAATTGTTGAAAAGCAACCGGTTACACCATGTGGAGGCGCAAGGATGCAG CCTGCAGAAGAAGCTGTGCTGTGTCAAAACCTCTCTCTGCAAATACCTGCTGTACGGCTCACAGAGCACGCGCTGGCCGAGGCAGTACCTGGGGGCACGGCTCTGGCAGAGGAAGATGAAATCGTCCAAGTGCTTGAAGAGAACTCGGACTGCACAGCAAAACCAGCCTGAGCTTTTTGGAGTCTGTGAGAACGGTGCGTTACTCACCGGGGGGCCTTCAGGACAGGCTGGACCTTCCATCGCTTGTACAGCTGCTGACAAACTGAGCGCAGCAGGGACCCCAAAGCGGCTGCTGTTGAGAGAAAGCCCTGGCTCCGTGCAGGAAGAAGTCTCTGACAACACGGATATCGATTCTATTTTTGCTGCAATGGGTGTGTGA
- the LOC106038168 gene encoding cell surface glycoprotein CD200 receptor 1-B-like isoform X3: MQLLGWHRQGLPLECNSADISLRSTDQNSKAVSDILGHLFTHPSPSLSPPGNRMAAQVGHSAVMTCPNKPDATMVTWKISPKIGGPCTLGYRADQKKVDRTNCSDRVNCEFRSNQSYALEIQQVGMADEGNYSCEVVTQEGNFHQMYQLTVLVPPRLSLYCDDHRNPVCKAAAGRPAAEISWVPENNSMTETDSHDNGTVTVLSRFTAHSTDEKTVTCMVYHTTLNETKSIACSS; this comes from the exons ATGCAGCTCTTGGGCTGGCACAGACAGGGCCTCCCTCTGGAGTGTAACAGTGCTGACATTTCCCTCCGAAGCACAGACCAGAACTCCAAGGCTGTGAGTGACATCCTTGGGCACCTTTTCACACATCCTTCTCCTTCTTTGTCTCCTCCAGGGAACAGAATGGCAGCACAAGTGGGTCACAGCGCTGTGATGACCTGCCCTAACAAACCAGATGCAACTATGGTGACGTGGAAAATAAGCCCCAAGATAGGAGGCCCCTGCACCTTGGGATACAGGGCTGATCAGAAAAAGGTGGACAGAACAAACTGCAGTGACAGAGTGAACTGTGAATTCAGATCAAACCAGTCTTATGCCCTTGAGATACAGCAAGTGGGAATGGCTGATGAAGGAAATTACAGCTGTGAAGTGGTAACTCAGGAAGGGAATTTCCACCAGATGTACCAGCTGACCGTGCTAG TCCCCCCAAGGCTGTCCCTGTACTGCGACGACCACAGGAACCCCGTGTGCAAGGCAGCGGCGGGGAGGCCGGCTGCTGAGATCTCGTGGGTCCCTGAGAACAACTCCATGACCGAAACAGACAGCCACGATAACGGGACAGTGACCGTGCTCAGCAGGTTCACAGCACACAGCACCGACGAGAAGACTGTAACCTGCATGGTGTACCACACAACTCTGAATGAGACCAAGTCCATAGCCTGCTCCTCAT ga
- the LOC106038168 gene encoding cell surface glycoprotein CD200 receptor 1-B-like isoform X2, whose amino-acid sequence MRISQQAGWCKKPASSTHARAALEEIRKTTYTAVLLTMTAVTGATGNRMAAQVGHSAVMTCPNKPDATMVTWKISPKIGGPCTLGYRADQKKVDRTNCSDRVNCEFRSNQSYALEIQQVGMADEGNYSCEVVTQEGNFHQMYQLTVLVPPRLSLYCDDHRNPVCKAAAGRPAAEISWVPENNSMTETDSHDNGTVTVLSRFTAHSTDEKTVTCMVYHTTLNETKSIACSSYSVAWFLHCVIILGCLLSLLFLFALFHLYVFCDNRTMRNQ is encoded by the exons ATGAGGATCTCACAGCAAGCAGGATGGTGCAAGAAACCTGCATCATCCACACACGCAAGAGCTGCCTTGGAAGAGATCAGGAAGACCACGTACACCGCCGTCCTGCTCACCATGACTGCAGTCACAGGAGCCACAG GGAACAGAATGGCAGCACAAGTGGGTCACAGCGCTGTGATGACCTGCCCTAACAAACCAGATGCAACTATGGTGACGTGGAAAATAAGCCCCAAGATAGGAGGCCCCTGCACCTTGGGATACAGGGCTGATCAGAAAAAGGTGGACAGAACAAACTGCAGTGACAGAGTGAACTGTGAATTCAGATCAAACCAGTCTTATGCCCTTGAGATACAGCAAGTGGGAATGGCTGATGAAGGAAATTACAGCTGTGAAGTGGTAACTCAGGAAGGGAATTTCCACCAGATGTACCAGCTGACCGTGCTAG TCCCCCCAAGGCTGTCCCTGTACTGCGACGACCACAGGAACCCCGTGTGCAAGGCAGCGGCGGGGAGGCCGGCTGCTGAGATCTCGTGGGTCCCTGAGAACAACTCCATGACCGAAACAGACAGCCACGATAACGGGACAGTGACCGTGCTCAGCAGGTTCACAGCACACAGCACCGACGAGAAGACTGTAACCTGCATGGTGTACCACACAACTCTGAATGAGACCAAGTCCATAGCCTGCTCCTCAT ACAGCGTTGCATGGTTTCTTCACTGTGTCATCATCCTTGGTTGTCTGCTGagcctccttttcctttttgctctttttcaccTCTACGTATTCTGTGATAACAG gaCAATGAGGAACCAGTAA